Proteins encoded together in one Altererythrobacter epoxidivorans window:
- a CDS encoding long-chain-fatty-acid--CoA ligase yields the protein MAVNNSGYHHPTPWDTQFEALSLPDMFARTSRLRAEAPLIHFLGREYSYSELFEDARRFASALADRGIAKGDRVGLFLPNVPIYVAAYYGAMMAGAIVVNFSPLYTVHELAQQVADSGTRLLVTVDVPELYGTAEKVLHGSGLETLVVGELAAMLPMTKRIGMKLFARSKIAKLASSPDILRWGDLLGKQPANGFEPMPLDPSGVALLQYTGGTTGTPKGAMLSHANLSINAQQVCGINPFGVPESEVFMGALPMFHVFANTALLNHAVASGASIAMVPRFDAKQVLETIEKYHATGFPGVPTMFQALLDHPDLDSTNLSSLKVCISGGAPLPAPVREQWESRTGVRLVEGYGLTESSGVVSANPYVGERKPGTIGQVVAGTEILLLDKEDPTKLAEDGEPGELAIHGPQIMQGYWNRPETAAETFIEHDGKRWLRTGDVATQDHDGFIEIVDRIKDMIAVGGFKVFPSEVEKVLLQHPAVKEALVLGLPDPYRGESVNGYVTVLEGVDITEAEIMGWANERLGKHERLEHIGIRDSLPKTMVGKLDRKTLKAELLGQAGA from the coding sequence CCGGCGGTTCGCTTCGGCGCTCGCCGATCGAGGTATTGCGAAGGGCGACCGGGTCGGGTTGTTCCTTCCCAACGTCCCGATCTACGTGGCTGCTTACTACGGCGCGATGATGGCTGGCGCGATCGTCGTCAATTTCTCGCCGCTCTATACCGTGCACGAACTGGCACAGCAGGTGGCTGACAGCGGCACGCGCCTGTTGGTCACCGTCGACGTGCCCGAACTTTACGGCACGGCCGAAAAGGTCCTGCACGGTTCCGGGCTTGAAACGCTGGTCGTTGGCGAGCTTGCCGCCATGCTGCCCATGACCAAGCGCATTGGAATGAAGCTTTTCGCGCGCAGCAAGATTGCGAAGCTCGCGAGCAGTCCGGACATCCTGCGCTGGGGGGACTTGCTGGGCAAACAGCCGGCGAATGGTTTCGAGCCCATGCCGCTCGATCCTTCGGGCGTCGCACTGCTGCAATATACAGGCGGCACTACAGGAACACCCAAAGGTGCAATGCTCAGCCATGCAAACCTGTCGATCAATGCGCAGCAGGTATGTGGGATCAATCCCTTCGGAGTGCCGGAGAGCGAAGTCTTCATGGGCGCGCTGCCGATGTTCCACGTGTTCGCCAACACGGCCCTGCTGAATCATGCCGTTGCGAGCGGGGCCTCGATCGCGATGGTCCCCCGTTTCGATGCCAAGCAGGTGCTCGAAACGATCGAGAAATACCATGCAACCGGTTTTCCCGGCGTGCCGACGATGTTCCAGGCCCTGCTCGATCACCCGGATCTCGATTCGACCAATCTATCGTCGCTCAAGGTATGCATTTCGGGTGGGGCGCCGCTGCCTGCACCCGTGCGCGAACAATGGGAAAGCCGGACCGGGGTGCGCCTCGTTGAGGGATACGGGCTCACCGAAAGTTCGGGCGTGGTTTCGGCCAACCCTTATGTCGGGGAGCGGAAGCCGGGGACTATCGGGCAAGTGGTTGCGGGCACCGAAATCCTCCTGCTCGACAAGGAGGACCCGACGAAACTCGCCGAGGATGGCGAGCCGGGCGAACTGGCGATTCACGGGCCCCAGATCATGCAGGGTTACTGGAACCGGCCGGAAACCGCCGCCGAAACCTTCATCGAGCATGACGGCAAGCGCTGGCTGCGCACCGGTGATGTGGCGACGCAGGATCATGATGGCTTCATAGAGATTGTCGACCGCATCAAGGACATGATCGCAGTCGGCGGCTTCAAGGTTTTCCCGAGCGAGGTCGAGAAAGTCCTGCTCCAGCATCCGGCTGTGAAGGAGGCGCTCGTCCTCGGCCTGCCTGACCCGTACCGCGGCGAAAGCGTGAACGGTTACGTCACCGTGCTGGAAGGCGTCGATATCACGGAGGCAGAGATCATGGGCTGGGCGAACGAACGGCTCGGCAAGCATGAGCGGCTCGAACACATCGGCATTCGCGACAGCCTGCCCAAGACCATGGTGGGCAAACTCGATCGCAAGACTCTGAAGGCGGAATTGCTAGGCCAAGCCGGAGCCTGA